GCAGCTTTCGCTCCAGCTCTTCCACGGTAACCGACGGCCGCATCGGCCCGACCCCGGAGGAGCCTGCGATCGTTACATGCGGCGGCTTGGCCGCAGCGAGCTTCCTGTCGAAGCGCGCATTTATCGCGGCGATCTGCTCCGCGGCTTCGCCGTGCAGCTCGGCGAGAATGAAGATCCCGTTCAGCACAGGCCGGAATTTACGGCGGAGTCCGGCCAGTTCGCTCCCGCTCGCGCTCTTGCAGTTGTACGGTCTTCGTAGTTGACTAGTCACCAGCCACTAGTCACTAGTCACTGGTTTTCAATGCTCTCCATCGACCTCACCGACCGTCGCGCGCTAGTCGCCGGAGTCGCCGACGACGCAGGCTACGGCTTTGCCATTGCGAAAGCCCTGGCCGAAGCGGGCGCCAGCGTGTGCGTCGCGACCTGGCCTCCCGCGCTCAGCATCTTCACCGCGCTGCTCGATCGCGGGAGGCTGGACGAGTCCCGCGCGCTGGCGCGCGGAGGAATGCTCGAGTTCGAGAAGATCTATCCGCTCGACGCCGCGTACGATACGCTCGCCGACGCGCCCGAGGACATCCTCGCCAGCAAGCGCTACAAGGATGCGGGAGATTTTTCGATCGACGGGCTCGCGACGCAGCTGCGCGCCGATTTCGGAGACCGGCCGCTGGACATCGTGATTCATTCGCTCGCCAACGGTCCGGAGGTGAAGAAGCCGCTGCTCGAGACCAGCCGCGCGGGCTACCTCGCGGCGGTCAGCGTGAGCGCTTACTCGCTCGCGGCGATGGTCGCGAGACTCGGCCCGATGATGCGTCCCGACGGATCGTTTCTCTCGCTCACCTATCTGGCGAGCGAGCGGGTCGTTCCCGGGTACGGCGGCGGAATGTCGTCGGCCAAAGCGGCGCTCGAGAGCGACACGCGCACGCTCGCCTTCGAAGCCGGCCGCAAGTTCGGGCTGCGGGTGAACACGATCTCGGCCGGACCGCTCGCGTCGAGAGCCGCCAGCGCGATCGGCATAATCGAAAGGATGGTCGACTACTGCGCCAAGAATTCGCCGCTGGTCGAGCCAGTCACCGCGGCCGAGGTGGCGGCCGCGGCGGCGTT
This sequence is a window from Gemmatimonadaceae bacterium. Protein-coding genes within it:
- a CDS encoding enoyl-[acyl-carrier-protein] reductase, producing MLSIDLTDRRALVAGVADDAGYGFAIAKALAEAGASVCVATWPPALSIFTALLDRGRLDESRALARGGMLEFEKIYPLDAAYDTLADAPEDILASKRYKDAGDFSIDGLATQLRADFGDRPLDIVIHSLANGPEVKKPLLETSRAGYLAAVSVSAYSLAAMVARLGPMMRPDGSFLSLTYLASERVVPGYGGGMSSAKAALESDTRTLAFEAGRKFGLRVNTISAGPLASRAASAIGIIERMVDYCAKNSPLVEPVTAAEVAAAAAFLSSPLASGITGTTVYVDKGYHAMGMAVTKL